DNA from Alnus glutinosa chromosome 2, dhAlnGlut1.1, whole genome shotgun sequence:
TATACCCGTAAGATTATTTATCCAAACTCCATACACATTATCTAACCCGTATATATAACTTCAATACAAATGTGTCTTTCTCCACCCACCATCACCATGAAGTTTCATGGCGCCGCCGTTGAGCTTCCCAACGGAAAAACCACGTCAACCGACATCCCCAAACATGTTTTCCAAGTAGCCGTTGTCTTGATCTTCCTCACCATACTCCCTCTTTGCATAAACAGAAATAATCCACGTTCGCCATTGCCCTCTCCCAAGATCGAAGACGACCATGGTTTGAGTTTGAGAAGCAGAGGATTTGACAAGAAATGTGATATCTTTACTGGAAACTGGATTCCATTCCCCGAGGGGCCTTATTACACAAATGCAACTTGCAACCTGATGATCGATCAGCAAAACTGCATGAAGTTCGGGAGACCTGACACGGAGTTCCTGAAATGGAGGTGGAAACCAGATGAATGTGAGCTACCTCTGTTTGATGCACTTCAGTTCTTGGAGCTTGTCAGAGGGAAGTCCATTGCCTTTGTTGGAGACTCTGTGGGTCGAAACCAAATGCAGTCCCTATTGTGCCTCTTGGCTAGTGTAAGTACTGCTCAATCTTTCTCTGGCGAAGTTTCtgttagaaaagaaaaactaaaacagACAAGTACATGCTCATAAGTGCGcttttctcaataaattatttgtctTCATGAATTGCTATGCACGGGATTAcagcaaaaatattttttcaacatACAATGAAGCCCAGGAATCTTCTGtagtattttaattaaattttgctCAAAACGAAATCAAACTAGAACACTCTAAGAGTGTCTTTCTAGCAAGATAGAGCGATCAACTCGAATTTTAAGAATACATTATGTTTTGAGAGAGGCAAAAGAAGagaatattttgtaaaataatatttcCTGCATAACAATTGCATGAACACACTTTAATTTGTACAACAAAGCTGATTGATGTGGAaatgattttcttaaaaaaaaaaaaatgtgtacaaTAATTGTGAAAATCATTTCCACATCAGCTTTTTTGTACAAAGTTTGTATAATTATTGTGCAGaaaacattactctattttGTATTATGAAAACTAGTATGCAGTGGACTACTTATATGTAGTGTTAGAAcaacaatttcttttcttttcttttcctttttcttttttccttttttttttttttttttttttttttttttttttgagtgagcAACTTTTCATTACCAACAACATATCTAATTATAAGGAAATCTTAGCAAAGCTAAAGCGAAAAGACACCTAAACCAACCCAaccaagaaaccaacaagaaagCACAGAGGGAATGAACGTGCaacaaaatcaaactaaaacCACATCTAAACCTCAAGACTTGCAaatgataacattttttttagtgGCCTTAAACTTACCTTTGGAGAGTATCCTAACTCTAACTTCCCATATAAACTATTTAAGCAATTGCtcttcagttttatttttgaatgatTAGCATAGCGGACAGCTAGCATTTCGGTTTCTCCGTAGCAGTACTCTTAGATGATAATTCTCGACAACACAAAGATTAATATATACCAATTCTAAGCCTATATATATTTCTGCATCTTTCAGGCGGTTTATCCTGAGGATATCTCTGAAAAGTATACATCAGACATAAATTTCAAACGCTGGTTTTATGCAGACTACAACTTTACAGTAGCAACACTGTGGTCTCCGTTTTTGGTTAAAGCCAGTGACGCAGACCCCAACGGGCACTCCTACAACAGCATCATGAACCTGTATTTAGACAAGGTTGACGAGGCATGGGCGACACAAGTTACAAAATTCGACTATGTAATCATCTCAGCAGGACAATGGTTCTTCCGACCACTAATGTTCTATGAAAATGGTCAGCTTGTCGGGTGTTTCAAGTGCCAGCAAGAGAACGTCACAGACCTTACACACTACTACGGATACAGAAAGGCCTTTCGAACCGCCTTTAGAAGCCTCAAAGATTACAAGGGGGTGACAATTTTGAGGACATTTTCTCCGGCACACTTTGAGAATGGGGACTGGAATAAAGGAGGGAATTGTGTGAGGACAAGGCCGTTTAGCAAGGAGGGATTGAAGGTAGACCAATATGTTTGGGAGATGTACTTCACTCAAATGGAGGAGCAAAGGGCAGCAGCAAAGGAAGGGAGGAAGAGGGGTTTGCAATTTGGTTTGTTGGATACAACTGAAGCGATGTTGCTGCGGCCAGATGGGCATCCAAACCATTACGGCCACTCGCCACAAAGGAATGTGACTCTAGCCGACTGTGTCCACTGGTGCTTGCCAGGTCCTATTGACACATGGAATGAATTTTTGCTTTATAACTTGAAGGGGGGACAGAAAAATGCTTAGGacttcacttatatatatatatacaaacacacacacacactatatatatatatatatatatatatatataaaaattaattctttcATTCCACTATAATAGCATGTTCTATAACGCTACACTACTCATAAAATTTATTGGGTTTCACATGCAAAATCATATTTGTAAACAtttattcttttgaaaaaaaataaaaaataaaattgtgtttttggacataatttatattctatcGGATGGGATTATCCCGCTGCTCAACTTAATCTCAATTAGCCAGCTGATTATCTTCAATAGCCAATATATATGAGTCATGATTTGTGGGgacatattaaaagaaaagctaATGAAGTAGCTCACTGTTTAGTGAAAGCAGCTTTCCACCAATCTCTAGGACATATGTAGATAGAAAAACGTCTTgtatttattcaaaatattgTACTCGCAGAGCAAGATGTTTCTTCTTGATTTAAATGAAAACCCGAAAGATttacttcaaaataaataaataaataaaatactacAGTACTTGGTGACAAAAAAATGATTCCTTATTACTAGTGTCGTCACCTACAATTTGGGTTTAAAACGagagaattgtatttttatcgAGAttaaaagaggagagagaagagagagatagagctAGAGTAGAAATCAAGAAACCCTTTTGTTAAGGAAGATTATGTGCTACTAAAATAATGAGGGTCTATTTGCAATAGACACTCACTGATGGCTGTTGCCTGGGATAATTGTTTTCTCTTTCCACGACAATCAGGAACTCTTTAACTTCTGAAACTTGGAAGAATCATTCGAAATTCTCATCACCTTCTTTAACATAAACACAGGAGATTTTACATTCAGATTAAGGGTGAAGGTaattttatccaaaatttcaatAGTATCATTGAACTCTTGAACTAATACTTCAAAGCTGTATCTAAATCTCAAGTTGGCATAAGCATATATATCTACAGAAAATggaatataaaatacaaatatacatagaaattttattattaaagtgTGGAGACATGAGTTATCATTCAAACAAATATTGATGAAGCTTCAGCGTTCTCAGGATACAGGCTACTCTTCAAAGTGAAATCTTGATGAAGACCAATATGTGTAAGGCAAAAATGTAGAGTACAAAAGTCGACCTCAGTAGCATAAGTTTCTGCTGATTTTCAGATCGGCCACCAGGGTAATAAGGGGGTTTGAGGTGAACATCAACAATATAGTCAGAAGAAGCAGATCCTCTCTCGGATGTGCTTCTTCCAAACCGATTCCTGGCAGCATTCACTTCCAGGTTGATGCTTTCAACCCTCCTCCACAATCCGTTCAATCTTTCCAgctccatttcttttatatgaaTGTCACTAAACAGGCTTTCTGCTTGTGCCTATAACCAAAGCAGATAATATTGAATGAACTCTCTCCTCAGCAATATAGATACAGCCTCAAGTAACTGTAAAGTACATATAAGAAGCATAAACCTAACCTGTTTTGCTTCCAGTTGCTCAATTAGGCTGTGAAGCTGTTTATCCAATATCTTCTCTCTCTGAGCTGCACAATAGATATTTGCTTAAAGTCAAAATGCATCTATAAGCTGCTACCTTGAAAGTGTGTTATACTCTTGATAGGACAAATACATGAATTTTCAACTATTAAATCtcatgaaaactaagcaaaAAGTCTACTTGCATAGTTTTTATAGCACTATAAAAGGCGTAAAAGgcaaataaattgaaagaaaaaaaacattattactAGGTATGCCCCTATAGGTTGCTGCATGCAGGAGATTACTGCATGTCCAAAATTCTTAGGTCCACAAGCCCATCAATCATAAATATGCTTCCCTTTGAATTCTTCCATCTAAAAGTGTACAACCATACCTTTCTAGAATTAGATCTCCCAAGCTGCACATGTTCACAATTTACAACCAAGATTTTCCAAATGTGCCTAGTCATTTTAAGCCAATGTACTTGTGGTAAGGTCCATGAACTGACTTCAATCAGATAGAGTTTGCAGATGAGAAAAAATAGAAAGCCCAATTTCAACTTTTTACCAAGAGCATAAGTaagaccaaaataaaaaaataaataattaaaattaacgCACACAAATTGGGGATACTAACAAGAAACTATTTAGTGTCTTCAGATTTATTACGTCTTCCATTTTACCCTtactatttttttcatttgacaCTGCTCCACATCCAATAAAGGATCTAGCTTCAATCTCAAGATAACATTTTCTACAATCAACCCAAGAAATTCGTAACGAATTAAACAAGGAGATATTGCAGAAGGATCACAATACAATCCAAGTCAGAACTGTACCTCATTGCTAATGGATcacaaattagaagtctagGCATTATAGGAAGATGAacacaatactaaaaaaaattatcaatgtaaGATACCTGGGGTAGGCTGCTTCAACGCCTTATCCTGAACTTGAGCCCATCTTTTCTCCAAATCTTGAACTACCCCTTCTGTTGAACTCTGAGAGGATTGAACAATATATAagtgaaaataacaaaaattcaatttttacaaataagaattagaaaataaaaaactaaaaggaaATTAAGGACGCAATGGAccaattcttttttcttgttttctaaCTTCTCCAGTATAGCAGAGTTTGACTCTTCTGAATCAGGTCCACCTTCCACAACCAACTTGGATTTAACAACTGAATCACTGAATCTGCCAGATTGGCTGGCAACCAAAGCAGCTTCTCTACTTTCCAGCTCTGCTCTAAGATTCTTCGTAGTCTCATCCAATTCCTGTAAGCATCAATCAATGTAGATACACACTTCAAATGACACCTTTAACTTTGGGAAAATAATCAGGGTACATAGACTGGATTCTACATAAACTAAAATATCAGCTTGTAAGCATAGTCGAACAAAGTATTATGGATAATAAAATTCACCGCAACAGATTTCTTTTTGATAATAAAACGCTGATATATGATCACTTGCATGAGAAACTCCTAAAAGATAATTATAAGCACAATGGGATGTGTTCATAAGACAATAATACAAATATGAACTAGAGCAGCATTAGAAATAAGTTTAGAATCTTATAACTCACCTCTAACTTCCTCTGAAGGAGGACTGCCTCCTGCATtttctcctttattttattctcaCAATTGGATATAGCCTTTTCATACGCAGCATTTTCTTCCTGCAGAGTCACCTCTCTCAGTTGGGCCTGCATATCATATATGGTTCCGACTATTAATTTGGAAAATGAAAACATCATCAATTGACATCCAATTTGATCCGCCTCTGGACCGAAATTCATCCAAAGCAGTTACTACATGTAAGATCTTTTTCGTTTCTCGTGCAAATTTCTTACATCGCATATTAGCCACTATCTCCTTCTACCATTagcaaacaacaaaaatttgttttcatttcaagtACACAGAGACCAAAAAATCCATTGCTTCAACTAAAGATAAACAGTGCACATACACTCGGCCACTAGAATTACAATCAAAATTCAAAGACCCACATAATCATACTCctgaaataaaaacaaaatccaaagacCCACATGATAAATCCcagaattcaaacaaaaatgcACCAAAATAGCCTTTGACATAAAAATGGAAACCAAGCTCAAAGACCCAGATGAGAAAATCCCAAAGAAGTTGGAAGCAAACCTGCTCGCGTGTGGCCGAGTGAGAGTTGAGTTGGAGGGCGAGAGCGGCGTTGGAAGCGAGGGAGTGGGCATGGAGATGAGGGAGGCGTTGGGAGATGTCAGGGGGAGGCAATCTCAGCCGTAGATCCTGGATCGCACGGCTCAGAGAAGCCGCTTTCTGGTCCAGTTCTTGCACGTACTTTTGCTGCTCTGCGGCGAATACTATTGGGATCGAATTGGGGTCGTCTTCACCGTTGCTTTGTGCCCCACCCGCTCCCACTACGTCCGCTGCCCAGGCTAGCAAACCAgccatctctcactctctctctctctctctctgactctctctctctctctctctctctctctctgagaatGGCTGTGATGGAGTTCGGAGAGAGGCCGGTTCGGAGCGGTTCCGGGTTGTTTGGCCTTGGTTTCTTTGCCTACTAAAGCCCAAGGCTTTGGTTAGATACAGATTGGGCTTCCAATGTGAGACCCACATGGAGGGAAAGTCTTCAATGTATGCGATAGAAAACCTTTGCTTGTGAAAATCCCAGTAATTATTTCAACATCCACAAATTAATGACGCCTTttgttgtaatatatataagaataattgcatcattggtccttgaagtatgccataattatgcGATAGAAAACCTTTGCTTGTGAAAATCTGAGTAATTATTTTAACATCCACAAATTAATGAGTCAttttgttataatatatataggaataattgcatcattggtccctGAGGTATGCcgtaattacaaatcacttcctatagtttaaaaagttcatggaaggtcattgtggtaaattataattacaaatcaatccctaaagtcaaattctgttaaaaaatttgacaaattatGTTAAATGTCACATCAGCGcaacatcaaaccaataagatggcgacacgtgaccacttgaataaaaaaatataaacttattaaaaaataaataaataaacttatttttaaaaaataaaaacaaaaacaaaaatgggattGGGTGGTTGGGCTACCCCCaaccaatgggggtggccacgcacCAACCCCAGTAGCCGCCGGGGACCAGGGGCGGAGTGGGGGGGTCGAGGGGGCAAGTGCCCCCTCTCAACCCACGAACAATTTTCTTACaactaataaaattttcttcaataTACTTGTTGCCCACCCTAAACCAACCATAAGGGGCATAGACATTACAAGTGGAGGTAAGCAGTAGACAACGTTTTACTGTTTCAATTTGCAgatttttttactgttttagACTTTTAGTTTCAGAGTTTTAAGAAAGTTAGGTTTAGGAAAAAGGCTCACGAAGAAGAAGATCCAAGCTGTGCGTTTTTGTTGTTCTTAAACGCCCTGTTTCATTAAAGACACACTGACTCGTGGAGATGAAAAAGGGCACGCTCCATTTCAGCATGAGTAATGTGGGTCCGACATAaaaggtttaaaaagtttaaattttttaataaaatttgacttcaatgatccatttgtaattatagtttaccacaggggccttccatgaactttttaaaccataggaagttatttgtaattatagcaTACCCCAGGGACCAGTGATGTAAttattctaaatatatatatataattgcaccgttagtctctgtggtataccataattatttttcactccctatggtttaaaaagttcatgagaggtcctcgtggtatgcaataattacaaatcgatccctggcgtcaaattctgttaaaatttttaacagattccatcaaatgccacgtcagcaacACGTattgccaataagatggcgacacgtgttcatcttaataaaaaaatataaattttttaaaaaataaataaaaatactttttttttttaaaaaaaaaaaaaaaaaagaaagctcaaaggggtggctaggccacccccagtggccgtagggggtggccgcgcgccacacCCTGCGGCCAtgccacccccagccacccctttgagctttcttcttcttcttctttttttattttattttattttttattttttaaaattttattattttttttttaaaaaaagtatttttatttattttttaataaatttatatttttttattacgatggacacgtgtcaccatcttattgacAACACGTGCGCTGacatggcatttgacggaatctgttaaaaattttaacagaatttgacgctagggatcgatttgtaattattgcatatcacgaggacctcccatgaactttttaaaccataggaagtaaaaaataattatgacataccacagggaccaacggtgcaattatcccatatatatatattggtcaaGATTTGATGGCATATAACCATCATATCATCATCACATTCAATACTTGATTTGATGGCATATAACTATCTTATCACCATCGCATTTAATACCAATTATCATACTATAATTCTAAGAGTgagtttgagattgtgattttgtagataataagtgcgattttaaaccaaattgcaaaacataaatcatttggaaactgctttttaaaaatttgtgaatctgttttttcaaatcgtaggtaaaattgtgttttttttaaaaaaaaaatgcaaaattttaaaagttaaattgagattttaaaggctaaactacgattttgtcaaatgcttaactgcgtttttaaaaatcacttttttaaatcgcacattttaaaatcgttattttaaatgacactttttgaaattgcaaactcaaAAAGACCTTAATACCATTTGTAGCCATAACAAACACATAAAAAGCTTatggggctttttttttttttttttttggttaagatATAGAGCACCGGTCCACCGGATCATTTTTTgacccattttttattattggttTGGTTTT
Protein-coding regions in this window:
- the LOC133859880 gene encoding protein trichome birefringence-like 19, producing MCLSPPTITMKFHGAAVELPNGKTTSTDIPKHVFQVAVVLIFLTILPLCINRNNPRSPLPSPKIEDDHGLSLRSRGFDKKCDIFTGNWIPFPEGPYYTNATCNLMIDQQNCMKFGRPDTEFLKWRWKPDECELPLFDALQFLELVRGKSIAFVGDSVGRNQMQSLLCLLASAVYPEDISEKYTSDINFKRWFYADYNFTVATLWSPFLVKASDADPNGHSYNSIMNLYLDKVDEAWATQVTKFDYVIISAGQWFFRPLMFYENGQLVGCFKCQQENVTDLTHYYGYRKAFRTAFRSLKDYKGVTILRTFSPAHFENGDWNKGGNCVRTRPFSKEGLKVDQYVWEMYFTQMEEQRAAAKEGRKRGLQFGLLDTTEAMLLRPDGHPNHYGHSPQRNVTLADCVHWCLPGPIDTWNEFLLYNLKGGQKNA
- the LOC133859169 gene encoding uncharacterized protein LOC133859169, which codes for MAGLLAWAADVVGAGGAQSNGEDDPNSIPIVFAAEQQKYVQELDQKAASLSRAIQDLRLRLPPPDISQRLPHLHAHSLASNAALALQLNSHSATREQAQLREVTLQEENAAYEKAISNCENKIKEKMQEAVLLQRKLEELDETTKNLRAELESREAALVASQSGRFSDSVVKSKLVVEGGPDSEESNSAILEKLENKKKELSSTEGVVQDLEKRWAQVQDKALKQPTPAQREKILDKQLHSLIEQLEAKQAQAESLFSDIHIKEMELERLNGLWRRVESINLEVNAARNRFGRSTSERGSASSDYIVDVHLKPPYYPGGRSENQQKLMLLRSTFVLYIFALHILVFIKISL